Part of the Halobellus ruber genome is shown below.
CGCCGGCGGTCCGGCACGTTTCGAGAACGCCCTCCGTCGGTCCCGCCTCGGGGACCGCCGTCTGCACTGCCAGTCCGTGGTCGTGTGCGTACTCGACGACGGCCGGCTCCGACCCGGTGGCGTAGTACATATGCACCGCCTCGCACCCGAGGTTGGCGGCGGTGTCGATGCCGAGTTCGGGATCGTCGCCGTATATGCCGTCGTGAAGCACGTACCCGAGCGGGGCGTCGGGGTCCGCCTCCCGCGCCTCCCGGAGGGCAAGCGGGCTGAACGAGATCAGGATCGCCGGGTTGTCGTGGTCCGCAGTCGCGGCCAGCACGTCGGCGGCGGTGTCCAGTTCCTTCAGTTCGATCTGGACCCCGACGTCCGGGGGAATCGCGTCGAGGGCGTCGTCGAGTCGTGGGATCGTCTCCCCGGATCCGAGCACCTCGACCGTCCGGAGCTCCGACCAGGGGGTACACCCGACTGTCCGCTCGTCGTCGGCGAGTCGCTCCAGTGTCCCG
Proteins encoded:
- a CDS encoding glycerophosphodiester phosphodiesterase yields the protein MDYVAHRGYAEEFPENTLSAFRGAAASADWIEFDVRRCGSGELVVCHDGTLERLADDERTVGCTPWSELRTVEVLGSGETIPRLDDALDAIPPDVGVQIELKELDTAADVLAATADHDNPAILISFSPLALREAREADPDAPLGYVLHDGIYGDDPELGIDTAANLGCEAVHMYYATGSEPAVVEYAHDHGLAVQTAVPEAGPTEGVLETCRTAGVDRLSTDERPEH